The following DNA comes from Pomacea canaliculata isolate SZHN2017 linkage group LG10, ASM307304v1, whole genome shotgun sequence.
ATTcaaagattaataaataaactcaAGAGTAAGTACAATCGctctttttctcacacatagtcatattaatttaatattcttttaatacATTATGCTGTATGCTCCTGGCTAGTTTTTTATAGGCTGTACCATATTTTAAAGATAACATGAGTTAAACAATAGAGGGAACAGTTACAAGAATTTCCCTTTTTATATCTACActcaaattaattaaatattttcacaataaatgctgaaaatttatttttattcttattacaGCTTTAAAATTGCATAAAGAGTACTGATCAACTGCAATAAGGCAGAATAAAACACCCTCTAGAGCTGGGCCAGCTACTTTTGCTGAGTTACTGATAATGCTCTAGCCTGCTAAAAAGTGTTCTGTTAAACAACTGGCTGATGTACTAACTGCAGTAGTGAGAATGCTTGGTATCGATcaatacaaacatgcaaaacCAAGTGTTTTTGTGCTGTAGTCACATCATGTTGCTTGTCGATAAGATGTGCAAAACACTCAGGTGCATAATCACAATgaattacaaattttttttctatttatccCTCAGAAAGATAGcaactatatatacacacatctgaTACCTTTAactaaatgacatttttccagTAAATCAAtcaagaaaaatgattttagtaTATCCTTACAAGTGATCTAACCTATCCCCAAATTATCTTCCTCTTACAAATAGCTTGGGCAACCATACCAGAAAAGATTTCAACTTCATATTTTGCACATGACACTGAATAAAACAGTCTATAAACTGGCATCAGCATCAACAAACAAGCATTAACAATGTTAATATTAAATAGCAGTACTTTCATTTCAAACTAGTggaaattcttttattttcgtataggttaaaattattttaatcaagATAAATCTTGATGTATCTTTCACAACCATGCATAAAAACAACTCCAAGTGTAAATAGGCAGGAATCTGAATGAAAACACTTGATTAGTCGCTTATCATGGCAAAGTCTATTTAAGGTTCAAAGCACAGTCCATCATAAagtttcattattattcttaatctgttatattttaatctACTACACAGCAGCATTGTGCATTATTCCAGAAAATTTTGAgctgtttttaaattgtctaCTCTGATAAAACCAAAAATTGTAAAAGCAATATTAATCAAATAGTTTCAAAAGCACTTATTTAAAGCACCTTtactttacaaaaaatgtttccagtcatgcttttcaaagtttaaaataaatgcaccATTCCATCTGAGCAACTTGTTTCGagtttttatattaatacaAAGGACACAGAAAGACCAAAATCACATATTTATGGAACAGGAGTAACAAAGTTTATCATCGTTGTTGTTAGGATCCCCCCcacctttttaaatttttgttggaGGGAGTGGTCTAAAAGCCGCAATTAGACAGAGACAAGCAATATGTTgataacagttcatctgttgacttCATTGTTTGGGGCTCCACGTGCTGCCCTGGCTTCTACAATCTGACGATAGATAATACTGACATAAATTGCAAGCAGAAGAATGATGAAAAGGTCATCCAAGAAACCAAGGATTCCAAATGCTGCCTCTGGAATGATGTCTAGAGGTGAGATAAAATACAGAAGAGCAGCAAAGAAACAGATGATAACTCTCACACGAAACATCCATATAAGTCCTCCAACAGTGAAGAATTCATTCCAAGCATGGCGCAGAAGAGTTGGCAGGTCACGAATATAGTCAATCCactacaaaatgaaaacaacaaaattagcTGCCAAACATGGCACACAAACCATGAATCAACAACTGTATTGCCTGATAAAAATATGCATTCCACTAGCAAAATTTTGACTACAAATTGTGGATGGAAGGGATTCAAATTCACTGTGACATGCCCAAAGTAGCCTATGTTGAAGcgaataacaaaaacaaaacgaaaaataattttcactgGGTTCTTTTAGTTCAACAGCATTGaaaattaacaatatttatgtgCTATGCATCTTGCACAAAGCTGAAATAAATCTCTCATTCACACGTtcatgctttttctttcttctattttcatgcaatgtgtgtagtttttgtatatgtgtgtgtgagtgcatacCTGTGAGTACAATATTGTTAAATCAATGATTTATGTCAAAGTGCACTGAGCGTTCTGCTAGCAGGAAAATGCACTCTAGAAATgcttttatcattatcatcatcttaaCTCACTGGGCGAGGTTCTCCTGAAAATCTGCGGTTGTAGTTGTTAATCTGCTCTATTATCTGTGTCTTTTCCTCTGAAGTTTCCAAAACTTCTTGATTGGAAAAATTCTGCAGCAATATTGTCACCTAAAAAGgaattaaagacaaaacaatttatttgatATAATTTGCCATTACTATAATTCTGCACCCAAAAGCCCATCAAGAAGACAACCGGCATAGAGTTACATAGAAAAAGCATCTTGTTCAGCAGGTAATcttacacaaagaaatattacaatgaattttaaagttttatatttgtcCACCTATACACAGACAAGGTTGCTGACACACAAGTGCACATGCACCAACATATGTAACGACAAAAGATTATACAGCAAATGAACACATTATGCAACTTCACATTCAAAATATTGGTTATATTGACATTTTACAACATGGTTGAGGTAGAGAACAGAAACAGcaactaaaatgttttaagtatgTTGAAATAACCATTGTTACCACATTGGGAAAAATACTGGACCACTTTGGACATAGCAGCTAATGCATCCTCCCTAAAACTAATTAATCTTAGAGATGTTTAGAACAGGAGACTACCACGAGTGagttaacaaattaaaaaataaaagttatatatgcatatatgcacACCCGAGTTCTGCATGATGGACAAGGCACTGCTCCCAGCCAGCTTTGATGTTGCCAATAAGTTATAATACACAGACCTGCAACATTAACCATCACCACCTcatgatattttattaaacataagCCTTTTGCAAACTTCTATACTACTTGCCATAAATAGCGCCAAAGAATGGATAGTTGATGCACATTGCCAGGTTATCCATAGCCAACtgaacacaacaaaatatttcttagctgacaaaagaatagaaaaaagcTTATGTaccaaaactgaaacaaaaacagcagTGGTGTTGGTGAGCAATGATATTTCTGATTTGTTCTATTGCCACTTACAGACCAAGTTTGTTTTGCTACATTTGTGATTTATCTTTACTTATTCATCTCCACTGCCAGAAACTAtgtgtgtctgggtgtgtgcacatgcatgcacgtatTGTGCATAGATACATGCACTGCTGCAAGTATGATGTAAGTATGCACACATTGATAAAGCTCCTAGTTAAGATTAAGCAATATAGTAAAACTCTCTTCACAGCTAAGTACTCCAAGACAtcagatgttttcattgttggTTCTGGATCAAGATGTGACTACAAACAATTTTGCCTAAATGCTGTCAATTATGTCATGATTCATTTATCCTCAGAAAGTCAATAGATAAGTAGATTATGACCACTGATGGACAGTAAATCATCAAATCAAGTTTGCCACGGCTTACCACAAAAAATATGTCCGCAGTTAGTTTCAACAGCAAAGTTAGCATCTCCTAAACAAATTGGGCAGGTAAGTTGACCATTGTTGTTTTGACGTGCTTGACGTCTTCCAGTCTGAATTTGATGGTCTGAATCCTGGCGAAGCTGCGCACGAGTTGATTCAACATTGGCAGCGCTGTCTGGGTGAATAACAGGAACCTGGCGTTGtctgaaaattatatttaaaaattctacaAAAAGATATTAGTCTTATATGTATGCATCcaaatatgtgtgcatgtgtgattgTGCAAACGACTGGAAGGTATGAAAACCGAAAGCCACcatttatttcaagtaaaaggTATGACTTTTAAGCATCATGGTGGAACATGCGTGAAGTGATGGTGGCAAAGTATTCCAGACACTGAggtcaaagaaagaacaagagtgGTGGCCAAAGCTATTACATCTGAGACATGGCACTCAGCATAAGCAGATCTAAGAGACTAACTAGGctgaaaatgtgtaaataactcatatatatgtataaataatttagtAAACAAATGTCTATTTAATGTTTATAAGctaaacattaaatttatttcaaggAGAGATATGTAACTTCTACCAGGCTGCAAAGTATGCCTTCTACCATATAAAGGTGTATAACTGCCACttcaaattttttgtttatatttggtATTCTTGTTGCTATAAAATCATGTTTTCTACTCTTCTAGTTCTTAATCTCAGTAATGTGAAATtcctataataataaatactacgACCGTCATAAATGACTGCAGTTGAAGATAAATGCTGCTCTATATGTCATTATGAGTCCTCTATAATTTCTTATCATCATTTGCAGAAGACGAtatttgaataaatatatattatgacTGTTGGTGCGTACCATTACAAATTAACAGAAGTAAGACTACTTAAGTCTGatttaattactatttttttacgATTGTACTTTTTTCTCTTGGGCATACCTGTTCAGGATGTATGCAATCATAGGCACAAGAATGCCTGAAAATGCAGCAATTCCGAACAAGACTTCATTGCCGACCCCTTCGATGAAATTGGTTTTTCGCAAGTATGTTCCCATTCTGCAGTCTACATCATCTCCCCTGTTCGGTTTGCAACTTCCTGAGCATTCACCGTGACGACATGTTTGCTACTAAAAATAAACGGATAATGCCGTGCCACGCCTtcacttttagtctttaaatatttattcattttaagcTTTATGAAAGTCAAATGTCGTTTGCAGCTAATGTGACTTATAACTAAACAAGTTAAAATAACAGCATTAAGGAGAGTCGTAATCCGGAAACGTATCATGTGGTAGTAGGAACACATTAATCATAACACTTTCACACATGTAGATTCTGAgttagtttttttaaaggttatttttatttatcagtacAATGGAGCCAGACAGAGAACAGATTTGCAACAGCTTGATCACCTGGGTAAGTCACAGGAAATAATGTGTTATATACTGTTCATATTGACGTATCCTCCTGAACTTCGCTGACACCGTAAAAACTGGCGAGCGACGATAAGCCTTCTTCGATCAGTTATAATTTCCAAACTCATATATTCTCCATTATTATGCACAAGAATTCTCACTCTGCAGTATAAGCAGAATTTAATGCAGCTCACTGCTCTCCTCACGCATCTTATTCATCCACTTTTGACTGTTCATATTTGCCTTTTCTGTTGGCCATTCTGTGCCATGAGATCGATCCCGATCTTGTTGATAAACCAAATGTTGGAAAACAGAAGTTTGTATTAAAGCAGTCACCTATTACAAAGGGAATGCCTTATCCTCTTTCTAACAAGCCAGATATCATATCTCAAGATCTGCTTATATGCTGAGGGAGACATTTTATCTGCTCTGGAAAGATAACTACAAATGACTACAAATCCACTCAGCATTCCTCATTGCTTGAATATTATTTGCAACAGCCATTAGGTCAATGTAGAGTGCGTCCCATAACTAGGGAAAACTTGTGTGCTTCTGGTGGAAAGGATAGGCAGTCAGTTGTTCTAAATATTATCTTGCACagaatttattgtattttgcagcaaaacagCCATAGCAGTTTGCACTCTCTGCGTTGgccaacaataataaaacaaggtCTAGCATTAAAAACACTAACAATGATACACAAAACATACTAAGTTACTGACAAGGTCATAAAGAATACACAGGGAACAAAATTTAGAAAGTTTGGTATCAGAGAATACATTTTACTTACTAAATACAATGTAAATACACTTTCTTGAAGCAGTGGTAGATTACTTTGAACATCATTATGCTTTGGCAGATGATTAGACTGATAGTTTGATTTAGTAGTTTTGGTAGTTTagtatttcctttctttggtagGGGTATTATAAGAGATTGTGTTCATCCTTTGGGTCATTTGATTTTGATACTTCACTGATATTTCTAACCATTGTTCTTCTTCTGGGCTTGTATACAGTGGGAGGTGCCAGGTATTCTGTTGTTAAGTACAGACTAAGACTCATACTGAATTAAGAACAGATCTAGACCATAGACTGGATACATGGCTGAAATCATTACTGATGAGAAAATATTGTGGACTAGTGCCACAGGGGATGCTACAATGATGTTATATTAAAGCATTAGCTTTACATTATATTAGTATACTCTTGTGACTGTTGACTACAAAGGTCATACACATGAAATCATGCATCACGTCTGACAGATTCTGTAGGTCCTAacagaaaaatgtataaagGTCTTGGTAGCTGTAATCAGTCTTGAAGTCAGAATTGACAATTAtatacaattaataataaattataataattaaattgtttCTGTGAATATATTTTGAACTGTTGTTTGCATTTCTTCTTATTTGCTTACACATACAGGTACAATCTTTTTGCAGCACTGTTCTCTATTTGTGTTACTTACAAGTGAGTCGATACTTTATATCCATTTTAGCTGCAGACGCTGGAATTATCAGCACCTCATGATAACCCAGCTGAACTCAGTGATGGGATAGCCATTGCACAGGGCCTTCAGCAAATGTGAGTGATTTTTGACATTAGATTTGTCTGTATAGCAGGGGAGCACCAACATGGCAATAAATATTTGCCTCCAAGACCTCTTTATGAAACAGGTTGTGCTACATACATCTGTATTAAGTACATGTCATCTGTTTTGTAATACATCTATTTATCCAT
Coding sequences within:
- the LOC112573397 gene encoding E3 ubiquitin-protein ligase RNF170-like; amino-acid sequence: MGTYLRKTNFIEGVGNEVLFGIAAFSGILVPMIAYILNRQRQVPVIHPDSAANVESTRAQLRQDSDHQIQTGRRQARQNNNGQLTCPICLGDANFAVETNCGHIFCGLCIITYWQHQSWLGAVPCPSCRTRVTILLQNFSNQEVLETSEEKTQIIEQINNYNRRFSGEPRPWIDYIRDLPTLLRHAWNEFFTVGGLIWMFRVRVIICFFAALLYFISPLDIIPEAAFGILGFLDDLFIILLLAIYVSIIYRQIVEARAARGAPNNEVNR